Proteins from a single region of Geothermobacter ehrlichii:
- a CDS encoding ChaN family lipoprotein, which produces MAVGMRAVLPILLLLLLGGCAGIRQQPLGNPESPYPPPRPPEIGDVLHLPTGIYVGREQMLAAVTDARIVYVGETHDNPASHRLQLDILRAMAERWPGQVSLGMEMFTPAQQEVLDDWVAGRLDEKTFLKRSRWFRTWSMDFGLYRDLLELAREKKIPIRGLNADKKLVSQVGRKNLDQLPAEARQSLPKMDLNDPYQTALVKAIFGGHSAGKAMLEGFQRVQTLWDETMAASIADWLARPGNERMRMVVVAGGNHVRNGFGIPRRVFRRLPTSYVLVGSHEIEVPEERKDRLMNVRVPAFPMPPFDYLLYTRYEIHDRDRVKLGVILADDDGRVVVGSVVPGSNADRAGLRQGDVILRIGGQPVKESFDLVYEISRLEAGDERTLDIERQGERLQIDVRFEKRRKK; this is translated from the coding sequence ATGGCCGTTGGCATGCGCGCCGTTCTGCCCATTCTGCTGCTTCTGCTTCTTGGCGGCTGCGCCGGCATCCGGCAGCAGCCCCTGGGCAACCCCGAATCCCCATACCCGCCGCCGCGCCCACCCGAAATCGGCGACGTCCTGCACCTGCCGACCGGCATCTACGTCGGCAGGGAACAGATGCTGGCGGCGGTGACCGACGCCCGCATCGTCTACGTCGGCGAAACCCACGACAATCCGGCCTCGCACCGGCTGCAGCTCGACATCTTGCGGGCGATGGCCGAGCGCTGGCCGGGACAGGTCTCCCTCGGCATGGAGATGTTCACCCCCGCCCAGCAGGAGGTGCTCGACGACTGGGTCGCCGGCCGACTGGACGAAAAGACCTTCCTCAAGCGGTCCCGCTGGTTCCGAACCTGGAGCATGGATTTCGGGCTCTATCGCGACCTGCTGGAACTGGCCAGGGAAAAGAAGATTCCCATCCGCGGCCTCAACGCCGACAAGAAGCTGGTCAGCCAGGTCGGCCGGAAGAACCTTGACCAGCTACCGGCGGAGGCCCGGCAATCCCTGCCGAAGATGGACCTGAACGATCCCTACCAGACAGCCCTGGTCAAGGCCATCTTCGGCGGTCACAGCGCCGGCAAGGCCATGCTCGAGGGCTTTCAGCGCGTTCAGACCCTGTGGGACGAAACCATGGCCGCCAGCATCGCCGACTGGCTCGCCCGGCCCGGCAACGAGAGGATGCGCATGGTGGTGGTGGCCGGCGGCAACCACGTCCGCAACGGCTTCGGAATTCCGCGCCGGGTCTTCCGCCGCCTGCCGACCTCCTACGTGCTGGTCGGCTCCCACGAAATCGAAGTCCCCGAAGAGAGGAAGGACCGGCTGATGAACGTCAGGGTTCCGGCCTTTCCCATGCCCCCCTTCGACTACCTGCTCTACACCCGCTACGAAATTCACGATCGCGACCGGGTCAAGCTCGGCGTCATACTGGCGGACGACGACGGCCGGGTGGTGGTCGGCAGCGTCGTTCCCGGTTCCAACGCCGACCGGGCCGGGCTGCGGCAAGGGGACGTGATCCTGCGCATCGGCGGGCAGCCGGTAAAGGAAAGTTTCGACCTGGTTTACGAAATCAGCCGGCTCGAGGCGGGCGACGAACGCACCCTCGACATCGAACGGCAGGGGGAAAGGTTGCAAATCGACGTGCGGTTCGAGAAGAGGCGGAAAAAATAG
- a CDS encoding class II fructose-bisphosphate aldolase: protein MADRVSYQELGLVNTRDMFARAMKGGYAVPAYNFNNLEQLQAIITACAETASPVIIQVSKGARNYANETMLRYMAMGAVKMAREMGADIPIALHLDHGDSFELCKACVDSGFSSVMIDGSHLPYEENVALTRKVVEYAHQYDVTVEGELGVLAGIEDEVEAEHSTYTRPEEVEDFVSKTGCDSLAISIGTSHGAYKFKLKEGEEVPPLRFDILEEIEKRIPGFPIVLHGASSVVQEYVQLINRYGGSMEGAVGVPEEQLRRAARSAVCKINIDSDGRLAVTAKVREYLANNPAEFDPRKYLGEARKELIRLIKHKNEAVLGSAGKA from the coding sequence ATGGCCGACAGGGTTTCCTACCAAGAACTGGGTCTGGTGAACACGCGCGACATGTTTGCCCGCGCCATGAAGGGCGGTTATGCCGTCCCGGCCTACAATTTCAACAACCTGGAGCAGTTGCAGGCGATCATCACCGCCTGTGCCGAGACCGCTTCGCCGGTCATCATCCAGGTCAGCAAGGGTGCGCGCAATTACGCCAACGAAACCATGCTGCGCTACATGGCCATGGGAGCGGTGAAGATGGCGCGGGAAATGGGCGCCGACATCCCCATCGCCCTGCACCTCGATCACGGTGATTCCTTCGAACTGTGCAAGGCCTGCGTCGATTCCGGTTTTTCGTCGGTGATGATCGACGGCTCGCACCTGCCCTATGAGGAGAATGTCGCCCTGACCCGCAAGGTGGTGGAATATGCCCACCAGTACGATGTGACGGTCGAGGGGGAGCTCGGTGTGCTGGCTGGCATCGAGGACGAGGTGGAGGCAGAGCATTCGACCTACACCCGGCCGGAAGAGGTGGAGGATTTCGTCAGCAAGACCGGTTGCGACTCGCTGGCCATCTCCATCGGCACCAGCCACGGCGCCTACAAGTTCAAGCTCAAGGAGGGCGAGGAGGTGCCGCCGCTGCGGTTCGACATTCTCGAGGAGATCGAAAAGCGCATCCCCGGCTTCCCCATCGTTCTGCACGGAGCCTCCAGCGTGGTGCAGGAGTACGTGCAGCTGATCAACCGCTACGGCGGCAGTATGGAAGGGGCGGTCGGCGTTCCCGAGGAGCAGCTGCGGCGGGCCGCCCGCAGCGCCGTCTGCAAGATCAACATCGATTCTGACGGCCGGCTGGCGGTGACCGCCAAGGTGCGCGAGTATCTGGCCAACAACCCGGCCGAGTTCGATCCGCGCAAGTATCTCGGCGAGGCGCGCAAGGAGCTGATCCGGCTGATCAAGCACAAGAACGAAGCCGTGCTGGGGAGTGCCGGCAAGGCGTGA
- a CDS encoding glyceraldehyde-3-phosphate dehydrogenase has translation MLTEKQVRYFSDWKEREAIAEQMLPIIGRLYRDNDVVITIYDRKLVHQSTIDILRAHRFARQILENELSVRDTMPVLQAVAKLDLAPARIDIGKLTVRYQAQAGNLDIDEFVRQELKEINTGHKPILSEPRDVVLYGFGRIGRLLARILIDQTGGGNKLRLRAVVVRKGSEDDLVKRASLLRRDSVHGPFMGTIKVDPEENAIIANGNLIHVIYSNDPAEVDYARYGISNAILIDNTGKWRDREGLSQHLKSGGIDKVILTAPGKGDVPNIVYGINNNLLNDDERIFSAASCTTNAIVPVLKAVNDRFGIVNGHVETCHSYTNDQNLIDNYHKKSRRGRGAPLNMVITETGAAKAVAKALPELTGKLTGNAIRVPTPNVSLAILSLNLEKETSVEEINSYLREVSLEGPLHELIDYTNSPDVVSTDFVGSGYACVVDSCATIVQGNRCNLYVWYDNENGYSCQVVKMVDYLAGLKLPVLPA, from the coding sequence ATGCTGACAGAAAAACAGGTACGCTATTTCTCGGACTGGAAAGAAAGAGAAGCGATTGCCGAGCAGATGCTGCCCATCATCGGCCGTCTCTACCGCGACAACGATGTGGTCATCACCATCTACGACCGCAAGCTGGTGCACCAGTCGACCATCGACATCCTCCGCGCCCACCGCTTCGCCCGCCAGATTCTCGAAAACGAACTGTCGGTGCGTGATACCATGCCGGTGCTGCAAGCGGTCGCCAAACTCGATCTGGCCCCGGCCCGCATCGACATCGGCAAACTGACGGTCCGTTACCAGGCGCAGGCGGGCAATCTCGACATCGACGAATTCGTCCGCCAGGAACTGAAGGAGATCAACACCGGCCACAAGCCGATCCTGAGCGAGCCGCGCGATGTCGTGCTCTACGGCTTCGGCCGCATCGGACGCCTGCTGGCGCGCATTCTCATCGACCAGACCGGCGGCGGCAACAAGCTGCGCCTGCGCGCCGTGGTGGTGCGCAAGGGAAGCGAGGACGACCTGGTCAAGCGGGCCAGCCTGCTGCGCCGCGATTCGGTGCACGGCCCCTTCATGGGAACGATCAAGGTCGATCCGGAAGAGAACGCCATCATCGCCAACGGCAACCTGATTCACGTCATCTATTCGAACGATCCGGCCGAGGTCGACTACGCCCGCTACGGCATCAGCAACGCCATTCTCATCGACAACACCGGCAAATGGCGCGACCGGGAAGGGCTCAGCCAGCACCTGAAGTCGGGAGGAATCGACAAGGTCATTCTCACCGCTCCCGGCAAGGGGGATGTGCCCAATATCGTCTACGGCATCAACAACAATCTGCTGAACGACGACGAACGGATCTTCTCCGCCGCCAGCTGCACCACCAACGCCATCGTGCCGGTGCTCAAGGCGGTCAATGACCGTTTCGGCATCGTCAACGGTCATGTCGAGACTTGCCACTCCTACACCAACGACCAGAACCTGATCGACAACTACCACAAGAAGTCGCGCCGCGGCCGCGGGGCACCGCTGAACATGGTCATCACCGAAACCGGAGCCGCCAAGGCGGTGGCCAAGGCCCTGCCGGAGCTGACCGGGAAACTGACCGGCAACGCCATCCGCGTGCCGACCCCGAACGTCTCCCTGGCCATTCTCAGCCTCAACCTGGAAAAGGAAACCAGCGTCGAAGAGATCAACAGCTACCTGCGCGAGGTCTCCCTGGAAGGGCCGCTGCACGAACTGATCGACTACACCAATTCGCCCGATGTCGTCTCCACCGATTTCGTCGGCTCGGGCTACGCCTGCGTGGTCGATTCCTGCGCCACCATCGTTCAGGGGAACCGCTGCAACCTCTATGTCTGGTACGACAACGAAAACGGCTACAGCTGCCAGGTGGTGAAGATGGTCGACTATCTGGCCGGGCTGAAGCTGCCGGTTCTGCCGGCGTAA
- a CDS encoding THUMP domain-containing class I SAM-dependent RNA methyltransferase, which produces MKNRTVEQYAVVPPGFEPVCAAELAALGITGIRQEKGGVRWQGGLRELYLANLWLRTASRVLVRFAELTVRDFPTLFRRAARLSWGEFVRPGQRVAFRVTSRRSRLMHTGRISETLALALRHALGDPPDNPELPEQQVVVRLHQDRMLLSIDSSGEHLHRRGYRRLQGKAPLRENLAAGMLLLAGWNGETPLVDPFCGAGTLPIEAALIAGRIPPGQMRTFAFMHWPGYRAGLWKLLLDEARRHRRPLPAALIVAGDSDAAVLDLARQNAETAGVGEAIAWSRNDFAAIGLPECPGLVVANPPYGERLGDDAEVRRLYRRLGECCQRQWRDWNKAILTPNPAWLGDWARGRPHLPLRNGGLAVWLVRDAVFAN; this is translated from the coding sequence TTGAAAAACCGCACAGTCGAACAGTACGCCGTGGTGCCGCCGGGATTCGAGCCGGTCTGCGCCGCCGAGCTGGCCGCCCTCGGGATAACCGGCATCAGGCAGGAGAAGGGTGGCGTCAGATGGCAGGGCGGGCTGCGCGAACTCTATCTGGCCAACCTCTGGCTGCGAACGGCGAGCCGGGTGCTGGTGCGCTTCGCCGAGCTGACGGTCCGGGATTTTCCGACCCTGTTCCGCCGGGCGGCGCGCCTGTCCTGGGGGGAATTCGTCCGCCCCGGCCAGCGGGTCGCGTTTCGGGTGACCAGCCGCCGTTCGCGGCTGATGCACACCGGACGTATCTCCGAAACCCTCGCCCTGGCACTGCGGCACGCGCTGGGCGATCCGCCGGACAACCCGGAGCTTCCCGAGCAGCAGGTCGTGGTGCGGCTGCATCAGGACCGCATGCTGCTGTCGATCGACAGCAGCGGCGAGCATCTGCATCGACGGGGATACCGCCGGCTGCAGGGCAAGGCCCCCCTGCGGGAAAACCTGGCGGCGGGCATGCTGTTGCTGGCCGGCTGGAATGGAGAGACGCCGCTGGTCGATCCCTTCTGCGGCGCGGGAACCCTGCCCATCGAGGCGGCGCTCATCGCCGGTCGAATACCGCCCGGTCAGATGCGGACCTTCGCTTTCATGCACTGGCCCGGTTACAGGGCCGGACTGTGGAAACTGCTGCTCGACGAGGCGCGCCGGCATCGACGTCCTCTGCCGGCGGCGCTGATCGTCGCCGGCGACAGTGACGCCGCCGTGCTCGATCTGGCCCGGCAGAACGCCGAAACCGCCGGCGTCGGCGAGGCCATTGCCTGGAGCCGGAACGATTTCGCCGCCATTGGCCTGCCGGAATGCCCCGGGCTGGTGGTGGCCAATCCTCCCTACGGCGAGCGGCTGGGCGACGATGCCGAGGTGCGGCGGCTCTATCGGCGGTTGGGGGAGTGCTGCCAGCGGCAATGGCGCGACTGGAACAAGGCCATCCTGACGCCGAATCCTGCCTGGCTGGGCGACTGGGCGCGGGGGCGGCCGCACCTGCCGCTGCGCAATGGCGGCCTTGCCGTCTGGCTGGTCCGTGATGCTGTATTTGCCAATTAG
- a CDS encoding ATP-binding protein, whose amino-acid sequence MNRREINWHHLLERIERLIELGETALERQLVPDAPPLPDLESCLALRWRASDDGGHLEAIAHPDLPDPDDLLGIDRQLAVLRRNTRQFVRGLPANNVLLWGERGTGKSTAVRSLLSLYADEGLRLVELQKEHLFDLRQIASRLRPAPWRFILYCDDLSFDEQEIDYRELKALLEGGLETPPENMLIYATSNRRHLIPEKLTENTGEEEIHPEERIAEKLSLSDRFGISLGFYPFSRQTYLAIVHHLAKKRKLDIPAPLLEKEALSWAAGRGSRSGRVARQFVDDLTGRLALGRDASGKEAWNLPVREGPSQPAHP is encoded by the coding sequence ATGAACCGGCGGGAAATCAACTGGCACCATCTGCTCGAACGCATCGAACGGCTGATCGAGCTGGGCGAAACCGCCCTCGAGCGACAGCTCGTGCCGGACGCTCCGCCCCTTCCCGATCTGGAAAGCTGCCTGGCCCTGCGCTGGCGGGCAAGCGACGACGGCGGCCATCTGGAGGCCATCGCCCATCCCGACCTGCCCGACCCGGACGACCTGCTCGGCATCGACCGGCAGCTTGCCGTCCTGCGGCGCAATACCCGGCAGTTCGTCCGCGGCCTGCCGGCGAACAATGTGCTGCTCTGGGGAGAACGGGGAACAGGAAAGTCGACAGCCGTGCGCAGCCTGCTCAGTCTCTACGCTGACGAGGGACTGCGGCTGGTGGAACTGCAGAAGGAACATCTTTTCGATCTGCGGCAGATCGCCTCCCGCCTGCGTCCCGCACCCTGGCGGTTCATCCTCTACTGCGACGACCTGTCCTTTGACGAACAGGAGATCGACTACCGGGAGCTCAAGGCCCTGCTCGAAGGCGGGCTCGAGACGCCGCCGGAAAACATGCTCATTTACGCCACCAGCAACCGCCGCCACCTGATACCGGAAAAGCTGACCGAAAACACCGGTGAAGAAGAGATTCATCCCGAGGAGCGGATCGCCGAAAAGCTCTCCCTTTCCGACCGGTTCGGCATCAGTCTCGGCTTCTATCCCTTCAGCCGGCAGACCTATCTCGCCATCGTCCACCATCTGGCGAAAAAGCGGAAGCTTGACATTCCCGCGCCATTGCTGGAAAAAGAGGCTTTGAGCTGGGCCGCCGGCCGCGGAAGCCGTTCGGGCCGCGTCGCCAGGCAGTTTGTCGACGATCTGACCGGCCGGCTCGCTCTGGGAAGAGACGCCTCCGGCAAAGAGGCATGGAACTTGCCAGTCAGGGAAGGCCCGAGCCAACCGGCCCACCCGTGA
- a CDS encoding cytochrome c3 family protein, with protein MKRILPIAILMLLIVPGPLSARWIKDKVVFQVEATGPVEFSHYNHLEAVGKNCPTCHNKIFNIVTKKNPDFTMADMEKGKACGACHNGDRAFSVKEDCSTCHPTRDIRFTNDTAPALFSHEIHTGMYGCSECHPDLFVPDQKKNPHFTMDQMGEGEACGACHDGDTAFSVSENCAACHPTADIKFETDAGPATFPHSVHTEMYGCDECHPGIFVPDRKKNPAFTMDQMGEGEACGACHDGDTAFSVDDNCDSCHEM; from the coding sequence ATGAAACGGATTCTGCCCATCGCCATTCTGATGCTGCTGATTGTTCCCGGCCCCCTCAGCGCCCGCTGGATCAAGGACAAGGTCGTGTTCCAGGTCGAGGCGACCGGACCGGTCGAATTCAGCCATTACAACCATCTCGAGGCCGTCGGCAAGAACTGCCCGACCTGCCACAACAAGATCTTCAATATCGTCACCAAGAAAAACCCCGATTTCACCATGGCCGACATGGAAAAGGGCAAGGCCTGCGGCGCCTGCCACAACGGCGACCGCGCCTTCAGCGTCAAGGAAGACTGCAGCACCTGCCATCCGACCCGTGACATCCGTTTCACCAACGACACGGCGCCGGCCCTGTTCAGCCACGAGATTCACACCGGAATGTACGGCTGCAGCGAATGCCATCCGGACCTGTTCGTGCCGGACCAGAAGAAAAATCCGCATTTCACCATGGACCAGATGGGCGAGGGCGAGGCCTGCGGCGCCTGCCACGACGGCGATACCGCCTTCTCGGTCAGTGAAAATTGCGCGGCCTGCCATCCGACGGCGGATATCAAGTTCGAAACCGACGCCGGCCCGGCCACCTTCCCCCACTCGGTTCACACCGAGATGTACGGCTGTGACGAATGTCATCCGGGGATTTTCGTCCCCGACCGGAAAAAGAACCCTGCTTTCACCATGGACCAGATGGGCGAGGGCGAGGCCTGCGGCGCCTGCCACGACGGCGACACCGCCTTCAGCGTCGACGACAACTGCGACTCCTGCCACGAGATGTAG
- a CDS encoding PilZ domain-containing protein — protein sequence MPYSKYFRPDQKLLLRPLRDDQERIENLSAYVVRLAEDVICLYFPYENRPGEEYPFEPEMPVELVGEALGLGIRITGNFQRQLDRDQVEIRLNNDLQAFQRRIHPRGDVTVGLRYTRGHGALRTFRSQWEKNVRILAGQRSLEKLGHFPRVAINLGTGGLRFAIKSSVQVADLCMVLIQLQPENTPICALAEVVWIAEEDDDQAEKRTAGLQFINILKSDQQKIETFLRETRTLAESPSENPS from the coding sequence ATGCCCTATTCGAAATACTTCCGACCGGACCAGAAACTGCTGCTGCGCCCCCTGCGCGACGACCAGGAGCGAATCGAAAATCTGAGCGCCTACGTGGTTCGCCTTGCGGAAGACGTGATCTGCCTCTATTTCCCTTACGAGAACCGTCCCGGCGAAGAATATCCCTTCGAACCCGAGATGCCCGTCGAACTGGTGGGTGAAGCTCTGGGACTCGGCATTCGCATCACCGGAAACTTCCAGCGGCAGTTGGACCGGGACCAGGTCGAGATCAGGCTCAACAACGACCTGCAGGCCTTCCAGCGGCGCATCCACCCCCGTGGCGACGTGACGGTCGGCCTGCGCTATACCCGCGGACACGGTGCTCTGCGTACTTTTCGCAGCCAGTGGGAAAAGAATGTCCGCATTCTTGCCGGCCAGCGCAGTCTGGAAAAACTGGGACACTTTCCCCGGGTCGCCATCAATCTCGGCACCGGCGGGCTGCGCTTTGCCATCAAGTCGTCGGTTCAGGTGGCCGACCTGTGCATGGTCCTCATCCAGTTGCAGCCGGAAAACACCCCCATCTGTGCCCTGGCGGAAGTGGTCTGGATCGCCGAGGAAGACGATGACCAGGCGGAGAAACGGACCGCCGGCCTGCAATTCATCAACATCCTGAAGAGCGATCAGCAGAAAATCGAGACTTTCCTGCGTGAAACCCGAACCTTGGCCGAGAGTCCGTCGGAAAATCCTTCCTGA
- the aat gene encoding leucyl/phenylalanyl-tRNA--protein transferase, which yields MPVYRLGDALVFPPPHLAEANGLLAVGGDLASERLLLAYSMGIFPWFNEGDPLLWWSPDPRCVLFPGELHVSRSLAKTLRRGRYRISFDQAFDQVVELCAGLRRRSQEGTWITPQMQEAYGRLHRLGYAHSVEAWHEGELAGGLYGICLGRFFFGESMFSRRRDASKVAFVTLVRSLQAANFLLIDCQLPSPHLHSLGARDLDRERFLHLLDLGGLRVSPRPEPGFFPSEPIASAAV from the coding sequence ATGCCCGTCTATCGTCTCGGAGACGCCCTGGTCTTTCCGCCGCCGCATCTGGCCGAGGCAAACGGTCTGCTTGCCGTCGGCGGCGACCTGGCGAGCGAACGGCTGCTGCTCGCCTATTCGATGGGGATTTTTCCCTGGTTCAACGAGGGCGATCCCCTCCTCTGGTGGTCTCCGGATCCGCGCTGTGTCCTTTTTCCAGGTGAGTTGCACGTCTCCCGCAGTCTGGCGAAAACCCTGCGTCGCGGACGATACAGGATCAGCTTCGACCAGGCCTTCGATCAGGTCGTCGAGCTCTGCGCCGGACTGCGTCGCCGGTCTCAAGAGGGAACCTGGATCACTCCGCAGATGCAGGAGGCTTACGGTCGTCTGCACCGTCTCGGTTATGCCCACTCGGTGGAGGCCTGGCACGAGGGAGAGCTGGCAGGCGGTCTTTACGGAATCTGTCTGGGACGGTTCTTTTTCGGCGAGTCGATGTTCTCCCGGCGGCGGGACGCGTCGAAGGTGGCTTTTGTTACGCTGGTTCGCAGTCTGCAGGCGGCCAATTTTCTCCTGATCGACTGCCAGCTGCCCAGTCCCCATCTCCATTCCCTCGGGGCCCGTGACCTCGATCGCGAACGTTTTCTGCACCTGCTCGACCTCGGCGGTCTGCGGGTCTCTCCCCGCCCCGAACCCGGCTTTTTCCCCTCCGAACCGATCGCTTCAGCTGCGGTCTGA
- the clpA gene encoding ATP-dependent Clp protease ATP-binding subunit ClpA, translating to MFSTEVQIAFSLAVREAQRRHHEFLTSEHLLYAILFEEQGQEIIRACGGDLTDLRRDLEAFFDEKLETLPGEEEFVPEQTIGLQRVLQRTVLHMQSAGKKEITVGDLLAAILEEKNSHAAYFLNRQGVDRLDVLNYISHGVSRVPERPARESEQPRRHERTELEKPAKTDPLEQFTINLLQKARDGRIDPLIGREAELARTIQVLCRRRKNNPVFVGEPGVGKTALAEGLALRIARGEVPDLLADSEIYSLDMGALLAGTKFRGDFEERLKAVIQALGEREKVILFIDEIHTIVGAGATSGGSLDASNILKPVLAGGEIRCIGSTTYEEYKNLFDKDRALSRRFQKIDVPEPSIEETVAILQGLRPRYEEHHGVSYSDEALRAAAELSARHINFRHLPDKAIDVIDEAGAFARLQPRRRRTIGVADIEKIVAGIARIPARTVSRSEGARLQNLERDLKRAVFGQDQAIETLCKAIWRARAGLGHPDRPVGSFLFTGPTGVGKTEVAKQLAKTMGVEFLRFDMSEYMEKHSVARLIGAPPGYVGFDQGGLLTEAVTRHPYAVLLLDEIEKAHPDLFNILLQVMDYGTLTDNSGKHVDFRNVVLIMTSNVGAREMSARLIGFGEGRTATAKGAVEKTFSPEFRNRLDAIVSFSALDSDVMERVVDKMIAELKRPLADKDVRLELSPAARRYLARKGYDPAFGARPLSRLIQSEIGDLVANEILFGRLRSGGRVRIGCRGDRLVFSYPDHGE from the coding sequence ATGTTCAGTACTGAAGTCCAGATCGCTTTTTCCCTCGCGGTGCGTGAGGCCCAGCGCCGGCACCACGAATTTCTGACCTCCGAGCACCTGCTCTACGCCATTCTGTTCGAGGAGCAGGGGCAGGAGATCATCCGTGCCTGCGGCGGCGACCTGACCGACCTGCGTCGGGATCTCGAGGCGTTTTTCGACGAAAAGCTCGAGACCCTGCCCGGTGAGGAGGAGTTCGTTCCGGAGCAGACCATCGGCCTGCAGCGCGTCTTGCAGCGGACGGTGCTGCACATGCAGTCCGCCGGCAAGAAGGAGATCACCGTCGGCGATCTGCTGGCCGCCATTCTCGAAGAGAAGAATTCCCACGCCGCCTATTTTCTCAACCGGCAGGGGGTCGATCGGCTCGATGTGCTCAACTACATTTCGCACGGCGTCAGCCGGGTGCCCGAGCGTCCGGCGCGCGAATCGGAACAGCCGCGCCGGCATGAGCGGACCGAGTTGGAAAAGCCGGCCAAGACCGATCCGCTCGAACAGTTCACCATCAACCTGCTGCAAAAGGCGCGGGACGGCCGGATCGATCCGCTGATCGGACGGGAGGCCGAACTGGCGCGGACCATCCAGGTGCTCTGCCGCCGGCGCAAGAACAATCCGGTATTCGTCGGCGAACCGGGGGTCGGCAAGACCGCTCTGGCCGAGGGGCTGGCGTTGCGTATCGCCCGCGGCGAGGTGCCGGACCTGCTGGCCGACAGCGAAATCTACAGTCTCGACATGGGGGCGCTTCTGGCCGGCACCAAGTTCCGCGGCGATTTCGAAGAGCGACTCAAGGCGGTGATCCAGGCCTTGGGTGAGCGGGAGAAGGTTATTCTCTTCATCGACGAGATTCATACCATCGTCGGAGCGGGCGCCACCAGTGGCGGCTCGCTCGACGCCTCGAATATTCTCAAGCCGGTGCTGGCCGGCGGCGAGATCCGCTGCATCGGTTCGACCACCTACGAGGAGTACAAGAATCTGTTCGACAAGGACCGCGCCCTTTCCCGCCGTTTCCAGAAGATCGATGTGCCCGAGCCGAGCATCGAGGAGACGGTGGCCATTCTGCAGGGACTGCGTCCGCGCTACGAGGAGCACCACGGTGTCAGCTACAGCGATGAGGCGCTGCGGGCGGCGGCCGAACTTTCCGCCCGGCATATCAACTTCCGCCATCTTCCGGACAAGGCGATCGACGTGATCGACGAAGCCGGGGCTTTTGCCCGGCTGCAGCCGCGCCGTCGCCGCACCATCGGCGTGGCCGACATCGAGAAGATAGTCGCCGGTATCGCCCGCATTCCCGCCCGCACCGTTTCGCGCAGCGAAGGCGCGCGACTGCAGAACCTGGAACGCGATCTCAAGCGCGCGGTCTTCGGGCAGGACCAGGCCATCGAGACTCTGTGCAAGGCCATCTGGCGCGCCCGTGCCGGCCTTGGCCATCCCGACCGGCCGGTCGGTTCCTTCCTGTTCACCGGCCCCACCGGCGTTGGCAAGACCGAGGTAGCGAAGCAGCTGGCGAAAACCATGGGGGTCGAATTTTTGCGCTTCGACATGAGTGAATACATGGAGAAGCATTCGGTGGCCCGGCTGATCGGCGCGCCGCCTGGCTATGTCGGTTTTGACCAGGGCGGACTGTTGACCGAGGCTGTGACCCGGCATCCCTATGCCGTGCTGCTGCTCGACGAGATCGAAAAGGCGCACCCGGACCTGTTCAACATTCTGCTGCAGGTGATGGACTACGGCACTTTGACCGACAACAGCGGCAAGCATGTCGATTTTCGCAACGTGGTCCTGATCATGACCAGCAACGTCGGGGCCAGGGAGATGAGCGCCCGTCTCATCGGTTTCGGCGAGGGGCGGACGGCAACGGCGAAAGGGGCCGTCGAAAAGACCTTCTCGCCCGAGTTCCGCAACCGGCTCGATGCCATTGTCTCTTTCTCCGCCCTCGACAGCGATGTCATGGAGCGGGTGGTCGACAAGATGATCGCCGAGTTGAAGCGGCCGCTGGCCGACAAGGATGTCAGGCTGGAGCTGTCGCCGGCCGCCCGGCGCTATCTGGCCCGCAAGGGCTATGATCCGGCTTTCGGCGCCCGTCCCCTGTCGCGTCTGATCCAGAGCGAGATCGGTGACCTGGTGGCGAACGAGATCCTCTTCGGCCGGTTGCGTTCGGGCGGTCGGGTCCGCATCGGCTGCCGTGGCGACAGGCTCGTCTTCAGTTATCCGGATCACGGGGAGTGA
- the clpS gene encoding ATP-dependent Clp protease adapter ClpS gives MAREWTGAQTGVNEKSQTRTELPPLFRVLMHNDDYTTMDFVVEVLQKVFHKSATEANRIMLHIHHKGVGVCGVFPYEVAETKIAQVHNLARQTGFPLRCSLEEA, from the coding sequence TTGGCCAGGGAGTGGACGGGAGCCCAGACGGGGGTCAACGAGAAAAGCCAGACCAGGACGGAGCTACCCCCCCTGTTCCGGGTGTTGATGCACAACGACGACTACACGACCATGGATTTCGTGGTCGAGGTGTTGCAGAAAGTCTTCCACAAGTCGGCGACCGAAGCCAACCGGATCATGCTGCACATCCACCACAAGGGGGTTGGCGTCTGCGGCGTTTTTCCCTACGAAGTCGCCGAAACCAAGATCGCGCAGGTACACAATCTGGCGCGACAGACCGGATTTCCTCTTCGCTGCAGCCTCGAAGAGGCATGA